In Hydrogenovibrio thermophilus, the following are encoded in one genomic region:
- the hemL gene encoding glutamate-1-semialdehyde 2,1-aminomutase produces the protein MSHSQALFQAAQTHIPGGVNSPVRAFKGVGGDPVFFESAKGAYLKDVDGKQYIDYVASWGPAILGHAHPEVIQTVQQQAEKGLSFGAPTELETTIADLVCDLIPSIDMVRMVSSGTEATMTAIRLARGYTGRDKIVKFEGCYHGHSDSLLVKAGSGALTLGVPSSPGVPACLAEETLTLTHNDSDEVRRVFSEIGDQIACIIVEPVAGNMNCIPPEDGFLQTLREVCDESGAVLIFDEVMCGFRVGLTGAQGRYGITPDLTTFGKVIGGGMPVGAFGGKREVMEHIAPLGPVYQAGTLSGNPIAMSAGLKTLQLISENGFFESLEVKTKQLVDGLQQAADEAGIPFTTNQVGGMFGFFFTEEKNIRRYAQVAKGDMERFKRFYHGMLDAGVYLAPSAFEAGFVSSAHTDADIQATIDAARKVMSTL, from the coding sequence ATGTCACACTCTCAAGCCCTTTTCCAAGCCGCTCAAACCCACATTCCCGGCGGCGTGAATTCACCGGTCCGAGCCTTTAAAGGCGTCGGCGGCGATCCGGTTTTCTTTGAATCGGCGAAAGGTGCCTACTTAAAGGATGTCGACGGCAAGCAATACATCGACTATGTCGCCTCCTGGGGGCCGGCGATTTTGGGACATGCCCATCCAGAAGTCATTCAAACCGTCCAACAACAAGCTGAAAAAGGCTTGTCGTTCGGTGCGCCGACCGAATTGGAAACCACCATTGCCGATTTGGTCTGCGACCTGATTCCATCCATCGACATGGTACGTATGGTCAGCTCCGGTACCGAAGCCACCATGACCGCAATTCGCCTAGCGCGCGGCTACACCGGACGCGACAAAATCGTCAAATTCGAAGGCTGCTACCACGGCCATTCCGACTCCTTGTTGGTGAAAGCCGGTTCCGGCGCCCTGACCTTAGGGGTTCCATCCTCTCCGGGTGTGCCAGCCTGTTTGGCGGAAGAAACCCTGACGCTGACCCACAACGATTCCGATGAAGTCCGCCGCGTGTTCAGTGAAATCGGCGACCAAATCGCCTGTATCATCGTCGAGCCGGTCGCCGGAAATATGAACTGCATTCCACCGGAAGACGGTTTCCTGCAAACCCTGCGTGAGGTCTGCGACGAATCCGGCGCGGTGTTGATTTTCGACGAAGTCATGTGCGGTTTCCGTGTTGGTTTGACCGGTGCACAAGGCCGTTATGGCATCACGCCGGATTTGACCACTTTCGGCAAAGTCATCGGCGGCGGTATGCCGGTCGGTGCTTTCGGCGGCAAGCGCGAAGTCATGGAACACATCGCCCCGTTGGGGCCGGTTTATCAAGCCGGCACCCTGTCCGGCAACCCGATTGCCATGTCTGCGGGCCTGAAAACCTTGCAACTGATCAGCGAAAACGGTTTCTTTGAATCGCTTGAAGTCAAAACCAAGCAATTGGTGGACGGTTTACAGCAAGCGGCCGACGAAGCTGGCATTCCGTTTACCACCAACCAAGTGGGCGGCATGTTCGGCTTCTTCTTCACCGAAGAGAAAAACATCCGACGCTACGCTCAGGTTGCCAAAGGCGACATGGAACGTTTCAAACGTTTCTATCACGGCATGTTGGACGCGGGCGTCTATCTGGCCCCATCGGCGTTCGAAGCCGGGTTTGTTTCCAGCGCGCATACCGATGCCGACATCCAGGCCACCATCGACGCGGCCCGCAAGGTCATGTCAACCCTGTAA
- a CDS encoding elongation factor P hydroxylase yields MSSNFQIETLIELFNANFIPSRNTELVCCEPEPIYRPADASHPHHRIIFAHGFFASALHEIAHWCIAGPERRLLEDFGYWYQPDGRSAEQQAEFERVEIKPQALEWIFSVSAGFPFVFSADNLSGGVGASKTFKTNVQRQVLAYLSDGLPEDAQAWSNILLRHYRPDLTLQTSEFDLSRVG; encoded by the coding sequence ATGTCATCGAATTTTCAGATAGAAACCCTCATCGAACTGTTCAATGCCAACTTCATTCCCTCCCGGAATACCGAGCTGGTCTGTTGCGAACCGGAACCGATTTACCGCCCGGCCGATGCGTCACACCCTCATCATCGCATTATCTTCGCACACGGCTTCTTTGCATCGGCCTTGCATGAAATCGCGCACTGGTGCATTGCCGGGCCGGAGCGGCGTTTATTGGAGGATTTCGGCTATTGGTACCAACCGGATGGACGAAGCGCCGAACAACAGGCGGAGTTTGAACGAGTGGAAATCAAACCGCAGGCGCTGGAATGGATTTTTTCCGTCTCCGCCGGGTTTCCGTTCGTGTTCAGTGCGGATAACCTCAGTGGCGGCGTCGGTGCGTCGAAAACGTTTAAAACAAACGTTCAACGCCAGGTCTTGGCGTATTTATCGGATGGATTACCCGAAGATGCCCAGGCCTGGTCAAATATCCTATTGCGGCATTATCGACCAGACCTGACATTACAGACGTCGGAATTCGATTTATCGCGGGTTGGCTGA
- a CDS encoding GGDEF domain-containing protein, which translates to MNHQIVARKAIEHLTKNDIEPTPVTFSIWFLYYLGENKALIARMKSFLSTGQPISDASYEKLYEVYVLKEHFRESLGINRNTTQIIDKANDLKKKIYDFVESVRSHQNTLGDMRESLTIAETREAIEIILSEAVMELKTIESSSLETTLWMQKNVKSLENVQNEVIEIEQNMSRDFLTGLPDKSYFKKTLGQFLKESMSGVISKRHFIVFDIKNLDSYNREFSWLLGDSIIRLVVKIIQSETEESWQMMRLQEDEFAVFPPASFPIHQIPDYIETIRKVVNSKKLVVKDKQQEIKNIELNAVIVKVAVYDDIETIDRKISTGLAQVSDGKHGSVVKIEE; encoded by the coding sequence ATGAATCATCAGATTGTCGCGCGGAAGGCGATAGAACATCTCACCAAAAACGATATCGAACCGACGCCGGTCACGTTCAGTATTTGGTTTTTATATTATCTCGGTGAGAACAAAGCCTTGATTGCCCGGATGAAGTCGTTTCTGTCGACCGGACAGCCAATCTCCGACGCGTCCTATGAAAAACTGTATGAAGTGTATGTGTTGAAGGAGCATTTCCGGGAAAGTCTCGGCATTAACCGCAACACCACTCAAATCATCGACAAAGCCAATGACCTGAAGAAAAAAATCTACGATTTCGTGGAAAGCGTGCGTTCGCACCAGAATACCTTGGGTGACATGCGGGAAAGTCTGACCATCGCTGAAACCCGCGAAGCCATCGAAATTATTCTGTCCGAAGCGGTCATGGAACTGAAGACCATCGAATCCAGTTCGTTGGAAACCACTTTATGGATGCAAAAGAACGTCAAATCGCTGGAAAACGTCCAGAACGAAGTCATCGAAATCGAGCAGAACATGAGCCGCGATTTCCTAACCGGATTGCCGGATAAAAGTTATTTCAAAAAGACGTTGGGGCAGTTCCTCAAAGAATCCATGTCCGGCGTCATTTCCAAACGTCATTTCATCGTTTTCGACATCAAGAACCTGGATTCGTATAACCGGGAGTTTTCTTGGTTGCTGGGCGACAGCATCATCCGCTTGGTAGTGAAAATCATCCAGTCAGAAACTGAAGAAAGTTGGCAGATGATGCGGTTACAGGAAGATGAATTTGCGGTCTTCCCTCCGGCATCTTTTCCGATTCACCAGATTCCCGATTACATCGAAACCATCCGTAAAGTGGTCAACAGCAAAAAACTGGTGGTGAAAGACAAGCAACAGGAAATCAAGAACATCGAATTGAACGCCGTGATCGTCAAGGTTGCGGTGTACGACGATATCGAAACCATCGACCGGAAAATTTCTACCGGTTTGGCGCAGGTGAGCGATGGCAAACACGGTTCCGTCGTCAAGATTGAAGAGTAG
- the mpl gene encoding UDP-N-acetylmuramate:L-alanyl-gamma-D-glutamyl-meso-diaminopimelate ligase produces the protein MKVHILGIAGTFMGGIAQLAKSMGFDVSGSDQAIYPPMSTQLEQAGIDVSNYDDNFLAREPETVVIGNALSRGHPAVEQTLNAQQFYTSGPQWLAENILKDRWVVAVAGTHGKTTTASMVAWILDDAGLAPGFLIGGVPENFGVSARLGDAPFFVVEADEYDTAFFDKRSKFVHYHPRTCVLNNLEFDHADIFDNLAAIQKQFHHLVRTVPGNGMIIHPKAEVAIDDVLAQGYWTPLESQGESGSQADWHYELKEADGSVFEVFFQGESCGEVRWGMTGRHNVQNGLSAIAAARHCGVPVTECVEALSRFAGVRRRMTHLGEAKGIAVYDDFAHHPTAIATTLDGARAQMQAEGQNGRLIAVFEPRSNTMRMGIHRSTLPKAFSQADAVYAFIDPAWQWRLETDAFDCAVTVEESYETLLERLVSELRPGDRVVVMSNGSFGGIHHRLLDALSERVEA, from the coding sequence TTGAAAGTTCATATTTTAGGTATTGCCGGAACCTTCATGGGTGGAATCGCCCAGCTGGCAAAAAGCATGGGGTTCGATGTTTCCGGTTCGGATCAGGCCATTTACCCGCCGATGAGCACGCAATTGGAGCAGGCCGGCATTGATGTCTCCAATTACGACGACAATTTTCTCGCCCGCGAGCCGGAGACGGTGGTCATCGGAAACGCTTTGAGCCGCGGTCACCCTGCGGTGGAACAAACGCTCAATGCACAGCAATTCTATACGTCCGGCCCGCAGTGGCTGGCGGAAAATATTCTGAAAGACCGTTGGGTGGTGGCCGTCGCCGGGACTCACGGCAAGACCACAACCGCTTCGATGGTGGCCTGGATTTTGGACGATGCCGGTTTGGCGCCCGGGTTTTTAATCGGCGGCGTGCCGGAAAATTTCGGGGTGTCCGCGCGTTTGGGCGATGCACCGTTTTTTGTGGTCGAGGCGGATGAATACGACACGGCGTTTTTCGATAAGCGCTCCAAGTTCGTGCATTACCATCCAAGAACCTGTGTGCTGAATAACCTGGAATTCGATCACGCCGATATCTTCGATAACCTGGCCGCCATTCAGAAACAGTTTCATCATTTGGTACGAACGGTGCCGGGGAACGGCATGATTATCCACCCCAAGGCCGAGGTCGCGATTGACGATGTCTTGGCGCAAGGATACTGGACGCCACTGGAATCGCAGGGCGAAAGCGGTTCTCAAGCCGATTGGCATTATGAATTGAAAGAAGCCGATGGCTCGGTGTTCGAGGTGTTTTTCCAGGGCGAGTCCTGCGGCGAAGTGCGCTGGGGCATGACCGGGCGGCATAATGTACAGAACGGTTTGAGTGCGATTGCCGCCGCCCGTCATTGCGGTGTGCCGGTGACCGAGTGTGTCGAGGCTTTGAGCCGATTTGCGGGGGTTCGACGCCGCATGACGCATTTGGGTGAGGCGAAAGGCATTGCGGTGTATGACGATTTCGCCCATCATCCGACGGCCATCGCGACTACGTTGGACGGCGCGCGAGCGCAAATGCAAGCTGAAGGTCAAAACGGTCGCTTAATTGCGGTATTTGAACCGCGCTCCAATACCATGCGAATGGGAATTCACCGCTCGACCTTGCCAAAAGCCTTTTCACAAGCGGATGCGGTTTACGCCTTTATTGACCCGGCTTGGCAATGGCGATTGGAGACCGACGCCTTTGACTGCGCGGTGACGGTTGAGGAATCTTATGAGACTTTATTGGAACGGTTGGTGTCGGAGCTTCGTCCGGGCGACCGGGTTGTGGTGATGAGCAACGGCAGTTTTGGTGGGATTCACCACCGTTTATTGGATGCACTATCGGAGCGGGTCGAAGCCTGA
- the rnd gene encoding ribonuclease D, whose translation MTYTFIDTQADLSAFCKLIEADGWFAIDTEFVRTDTYFPKLCLIQIQSRSGHAAIIDPMAFDALEPLWQLLENPNIRKVFHSARQDIEVLYQVSGRMPEAIYDTQIAGVFLGFGDLAGLAKVIKAELDIELEKDQTRTDWSRRPLTDKQLEYAINDVRYLAPLYERYLDKLTEAQQAALTEDFEALLNEDLYRLAPENAADKIKAVQKLPRKAQAIAYRLAEWRELYAINHNKPKRWVLSDDALVAIAKRPPKAREALYKVPNIKSSSVKNFGDEWIEIIDEVFANPDAWPETANKPAPATPQEDIFINIGFALLQQVAQDYHINPPNIAGKTDLLHLIRHPDNTLSGWRHALFGQPFTDFLNSKGGLAVEDNRLIQKTFIP comes from the coding sequence ATGACCTATACATTTATTGATACCCAGGCGGATTTATCGGCTTTCTGCAAGCTTATCGAAGCCGACGGCTGGTTCGCCATCGACACGGAATTCGTGCGTACCGATACCTATTTCCCGAAACTGTGCTTGATTCAAATCCAAAGCCGTTCCGGTCACGCCGCCATCATCGACCCGATGGCATTCGACGCACTCGAACCGTTGTGGCAATTACTGGAGAACCCGAACATCCGAAAGGTCTTCCACTCCGCCCGTCAGGACATCGAAGTATTGTATCAAGTTTCCGGCCGGATGCCGGAGGCGATTTACGACACCCAAATCGCCGGTGTTTTTCTCGGATTCGGCGACCTGGCAGGCCTGGCCAAAGTCATTAAAGCCGAACTCGATATCGAACTGGAAAAAGACCAGACCCGAACCGATTGGAGCCGACGCCCACTGACCGATAAGCAACTGGAATACGCCATCAACGACGTGCGTTATCTGGCCCCGTTATACGAGCGCTATCTCGACAAGCTCACCGAGGCGCAACAAGCGGCCTTAACCGAAGACTTCGAAGCCCTGTTGAATGAGGACCTCTACCGCCTCGCCCCGGAAAACGCCGCCGACAAAATCAAAGCGGTGCAAAAACTGCCGCGCAAAGCCCAGGCCATCGCCTACCGTTTAGCCGAATGGCGCGAACTCTACGCCATCAATCATAACAAACCCAAACGTTGGGTGCTGTCCGACGATGCGCTCGTCGCCATTGCCAAACGCCCACCGAAAGCACGCGAAGCTCTGTATAAAGTGCCGAACATCAAGTCGTCTTCGGTGAAAAATTTCGGTGACGAATGGATTGAAATCATCGATGAGGTGTTTGCCAATCCGGACGCCTGGCCTGAAACGGCCAACAAACCGGCTCCAGCCACGCCCCAAGAAGATATTTTCATCAATATTGGTTTTGCGTTATTGCAACAAGTGGCTCAGGATTACCACATTAACCCACCGAATATTGCCGGAAAAACGGATTTGCTCCACCTGATTCGCCATCCGGACAACACCCTTTCCGGGTGGCGTCACGCCTTATTTGGTCAGCCATTTACCGACTTTTTAAACAGCAAAGGCGGCTTGGCCGTTGAGGATAACCGCCTCATTCAAAAAACTTTCATCCCATAA
- a CDS encoding 6-phosphofructokinase, with protein MSHPRNVIYAQAGGVTAVINASAAGVIEMVKRHPEKFGKVYAAINGIVGVLEERLTDASRFSEDTLDRLKTQPGAAFQACRFDLDSIDENPGQYQRVLEVFRTYDIGYFFYNGGNGSMVTAQKVADYCSAHGHPVTCIGVAKTIDNDLALSHCSPGFGSAAKYIATSLLEATMDLFSMHNTSTKFFALEAMGRNVGWLTIAGGLIKTAMPDVPLLILPAERPFERNKFLERVQHLIDSKGYCVCIVSEGLMDPDGHYISIENVEHTHNNDYTQLGGVAHTLSGLVANTFNCKTHSAVPDYLQRSASHQVSQTDWEMAYRAGKAAVQAALDGQHGVLPVIEVIDTQPLVWRYKNVDLFEVADLEKCVPDEFLTKDGMDITPAAIDYLLPLIKGERPIQYRNGLPDIYPMHFDLVEQQLPKYKAVK; from the coding sequence ATGTCGCACCCGAGAAATGTCATTTACGCACAAGCCGGCGGGGTTACGGCCGTCATTAACGCCAGTGCCGCAGGTGTCATCGAAATGGTGAAACGTCACCCGGAAAAATTCGGTAAAGTCTATGCCGCCATCAACGGCATCGTCGGCGTATTGGAAGAGCGATTGACCGATGCTTCGCGCTTCAGCGAAGACACATTGGACCGTCTAAAAACCCAACCCGGAGCCGCTTTCCAGGCTTGTCGCTTCGACCTCGACAGCATTGATGAAAACCCGGGGCAATACCAACGGGTGCTGGAAGTGTTCCGAACCTACGACATCGGCTACTTTTTTTACAACGGCGGCAATGGTTCCATGGTCACGGCGCAAAAAGTGGCCGATTACTGTTCGGCCCACGGCCATCCGGTCACATGCATTGGTGTGGCAAAAACCATCGACAACGACCTCGCATTGTCACATTGCAGTCCGGGGTTCGGCAGTGCCGCTAAATACATTGCCACCAGCTTGCTGGAAGCAACGATGGACCTGTTTTCAATGCATAATACGTCCACCAAGTTCTTTGCGCTGGAAGCCATGGGCCGTAATGTCGGCTGGTTGACCATCGCCGGCGGACTCATCAAAACCGCCATGCCGGACGTCCCCTTACTGATTCTGCCCGCTGAACGCCCTTTCGAACGCAACAAATTCCTGGAACGTGTCCAGCACCTGATCGACAGCAAAGGCTACTGCGTTTGCATCGTTTCCGAAGGCTTGATGGATCCGGACGGCCATTACATATCCATCGAAAACGTTGAACACACTCACAACAACGATTACACCCAACTGGGCGGTGTGGCCCACACCTTATCCGGCCTGGTAGCCAACACCTTCAATTGCAAAACCCACAGTGCCGTACCCGATTATTTGCAGCGTTCCGCCAGTCACCAAGTGTCGCAAACCGACTGGGAGATGGCTTACCGAGCCGGCAAAGCGGCGGTACAAGCCGCGCTGGATGGACAACACGGCGTCTTGCCGGTAATTGAAGTCATCGACACCCAACCTCTGGTGTGGCGTTACAAAAACGTCGACTTATTTGAAGTCGCCGATTTGGAAAAATGCGTCCCGGACGAGTTTCTCACCAAAGATGGTATGGACATCACCCCCGCCGCCATTGATTATTTGTTACCCCTCATCAAAGGCGAACGTCCTATCCAATATCGAAACGGACTGCCGGATATTTACCCGATGCATTTTGACTTGGTCGAACAACAACTCCCCAAATACAAAGCCGTCAAATAA
- a CDS encoding mechanosensitive ion channel family protein: protein MDFSSIDLKSLWETYGIEWGTNIVLALIIFIVGRWASKLISGIVQRLLKRGKMDDMLINFIMSILNAVLLLFIIIASLSQLGIDTTSLVALIGAAGLAIGLALKDSLQNFASGVMLILFKPFKVGNFVEAAGTSGVVESVGIFSSTFRTGDNREVIIPNGNIYKGTITNYSARETRRVDMVFGIGYDDDIKQAKQILTDLIESDERVLQDPAPTIAVSELADSSINFVVRPWVQSGDYWGLKWDMNEKVKHAFDEAGIGIPYPQMDVHLHSQETDSK, encoded by the coding sequence ATGGACTTCTCAAGCATTGACTTAAAAAGCCTATGGGAAACCTATGGCATTGAATGGGGCACGAATATCGTTCTGGCATTGATTATCTTCATTGTCGGACGCTGGGCCTCTAAACTGATTTCCGGTATTGTTCAACGTCTACTCAAACGCGGCAAAATGGATGACATGCTGATTAATTTCATCATGTCCATTCTAAACGCCGTCCTGCTACTGTTCATCATCATTGCCTCCTTGAGCCAATTAGGTATCGACACCACTTCTTTGGTCGCCTTAATCGGTGCCGCCGGTTTGGCCATCGGCCTGGCCTTGAAGGACTCTTTGCAAAACTTTGCTTCCGGTGTCATGCTGATTTTATTCAAACCATTCAAAGTCGGCAATTTCGTGGAAGCCGCCGGCACTTCGGGTGTCGTCGAAAGCGTAGGCATTTTCAGCTCCACTTTCCGCACCGGCGACAACCGTGAAGTCATTATTCCGAATGGCAATATCTATAAAGGCACCATCACCAACTACTCGGCCCGTGAAACCCGCCGTGTTGATATGGTGTTCGGCATTGGTTACGACGACGACATTAAGCAAGCCAAACAAATTCTGACGGATTTAATTGAATCCGACGAACGCGTCTTGCAAGACCCGGCTCCGACCATCGCCGTCTCCGAACTGGCCGACTCCAGCATCAACTTCGTGGTGCGTCCTTGGGTTCAATCCGGCGACTATTGGGGCTTGAAGTGGGATATGAACGAAAAGGTCAAACACGCCTTCGACGAAGCCGGTATCGGCATCCCTTATCCGCAAATGGATGTACACCTGCATTCTCAGGAAACCGACTCCAAATAA
- a CDS encoding DUF481 domain-containing protein, giving the protein MTKQTLALLTLSSLFAGSQVMAAETKTDKGLHGSGEAGYSETTGNTNTQAIYASLKLDYTQEMYKLKGKIDASNKKEDGNRTEERYVGDLQGNLYFSDYQKAYGFGQFRAENNRFEDIELNTYTLVGLGYNFIKEQDLVLTGEAGIGNQTQDYTKDSGEKDFSQLIGKLYGNFEYGFNANVRFLQNLTVFTGEKQTKYESNTGLKVKLNGNLNLKLNYQYRHNDNPATGKKKDDTETMLTLMYDF; this is encoded by the coding sequence ATGACAAAACAAACCCTCGCACTCCTAACCCTTTCATCACTGTTTGCGGGCAGCCAGGTCATGGCCGCTGAAACGAAGACCGACAAGGGTCTGCACGGTTCCGGTGAAGCCGGTTATTCCGAAACCACCGGTAACACCAATACACAAGCCATTTACGCTTCCTTGAAGCTGGATTACACCCAGGAGATGTACAAGCTAAAAGGCAAAATCGACGCCTCCAACAAAAAAGAAGACGGCAACCGCACCGAAGAACGTTATGTGGGCGACCTGCAAGGCAACCTGTATTTCTCCGACTACCAAAAAGCATACGGCTTCGGGCAGTTCCGCGCAGAAAACAACCGCTTCGAAGACATCGAACTGAACACCTACACCCTGGTCGGTCTGGGTTACAACTTCATTAAAGAACAGGACTTGGTTCTAACGGGTGAAGCCGGTATCGGTAACCAAACCCAGGATTACACCAAAGACAGTGGTGAGAAAGACTTTTCACAGTTGATTGGAAAGCTTTACGGCAACTTCGAATACGGCTTCAACGCCAACGTCCGCTTCTTGCAGAACCTGACGGTCTTCACCGGTGAAAAGCAAACCAAATACGAAAGCAACACCGGCCTGAAAGTCAAACTCAACGGTAATCTTAACCTGAAACTCAACTACCAATACCGTCACAACGACAACCCGGCCACCGGCAAGAAAAAAGACGACACCGAAACAATGTTAACCTTGATGTACGACTTCTAA
- a CDS encoding GGDEF domain-containing protein produces MNPPSVKRLFSFFLLMTLSASIFASETVKVQLRWLHQFQFAGYYIALEKGYYAEQGLNVELIAGGPHALKPIDDVLSGKVDYAITGSGVVIDRMEGKPVVALAAIMQTSPIVWITLKSSHIRSPHDMAGRKLLIMPPPESAELLTMLESEGIPREKLNIQNTSYRIEDLIDGKADAYDGYISNEPYYLTQKGVDYNIINPRDYGINFYSDVLITSEQKVKNNPEQVSRFINATLQGWEYALKHIDETIQLIHQKYAPQKTLDHLQFEAQTLKKLIMPELVQIGHMNPGRWQFIVDSYRQLNMTAADTDLDGFLFKEHQKTDYTLALKIALASAILLLIAGLVIIKFHKLSLELKKTNRQLEELTVIDQLTQVKNRRGLLEKSAYVLSQARRNGSSCSFLMLDIDNFKRINDNYGHPAGDAALINLAKIISTNRRKHDIVARLGGEEFAILLVDTNLDEAESVAQQILKDIQNSVIQCPNSRTEFSITASIGIALAEGELEIFWHKADQALYHAKSNGRNQISIA; encoded by the coding sequence ATGAATCCGCCTTCCGTTAAGCGCTTGTTCTCCTTTTTCCTTTTGATGACGTTAAGCGCTTCAATCTTCGCTTCCGAAACCGTTAAAGTGCAATTGCGCTGGCTGCACCAATTTCAGTTCGCCGGCTACTATATCGCGTTGGAAAAAGGCTATTACGCCGAACAAGGTTTGAATGTCGAATTGATCGCCGGCGGGCCGCACGCCCTGAAACCGATTGATGATGTCTTAAGCGGCAAAGTCGATTACGCCATCACCGGTTCCGGCGTCGTCATCGACCGAATGGAAGGCAAACCGGTGGTGGCTTTGGCTGCCATTATGCAGACCTCTCCGATTGTGTGGATTACCTTAAAATCCTCCCATATCCGCAGCCCACATGATATGGCCGGACGCAAACTGCTCATCATGCCACCGCCGGAAAGCGCCGAATTATTAACCATGCTGGAAAGCGAAGGCATCCCCCGAGAAAAACTCAACATCCAAAACACCAGCTACCGCATTGAAGACCTGATTGACGGCAAAGCCGACGCCTATGATGGCTACATCTCCAACGAGCCCTATTACCTCACCCAGAAAGGCGTCGACTACAATATCATCAACCCCAGAGACTACGGCATCAACTTTTACAGCGATGTGCTCATTACCAGCGAACAAAAAGTGAAAAACAACCCGGAACAGGTCAGCCGCTTTATTAACGCCACTTTACAGGGTTGGGAATATGCCCTAAAACACATCGACGAAACCATCCAACTCATCCATCAAAAATACGCTCCGCAAAAGACACTTGACCACCTGCAATTTGAAGCCCAAACCCTCAAAAAACTCATCATGCCCGAGCTGGTTCAAATCGGCCACATGAACCCGGGCCGTTGGCAGTTTATCGTCGACAGCTACCGTCAATTAAACATGACCGCCGCCGACACCGATTTGGACGGCTTCCTGTTCAAGGAACATCAAAAAACCGACTACACCTTGGCGCTTAAAATCGCGTTGGCCAGTGCCATACTTTTATTGATTGCAGGCCTGGTCATTATCAAGTTTCATAAGTTATCGCTTGAGCTGAAAAAAACAAACCGGCAGCTGGAGGAGTTGACCGTCATCGATCAACTCACACAAGTCAAAAACCGCCGTGGATTACTGGAAAAATCGGCCTATGTGCTCAGCCAAGCGCGCCGAAATGGCTCGTCCTGCAGTTTTCTGATGCTCGACATCGATAACTTCAAACGCATCAACGACAATTATGGTCACCCGGCCGGTGACGCCGCTTTAATCAACTTGGCTAAAATCATTTCAACGAACCGACGAAAGCATGACATCGTTGCTCGTCTTGGAGGCGAAGAATTCGCGATATTGTTGGTGGATACCAATTTGGACGAAGCGGAAAGCGTTGCACAGCAAATTCTAAAAGACATCCAGAATTCGGTCATTCAATGCCCAAATAGCCGGACCGAGTTTTCCATCACCGCCAGCATCGGCATTGCCTTAGCCGAAGGCGAACTGGAAATCTTCTGGCATAAAGCCGACCAGGCTCTTTACCATGCTAAGTCAAACGGACGTAATCAAATTTCCATCGCTTAA
- the csrA gene encoding carbon storage regulator CsrA — protein sequence MLVLTRRVGETLIIGDNIKLTVVGLKSGQVRLGIEAPKEVQIQREELLLKEKDVQEKPSEAAPVVEAKIAAAE from the coding sequence ATGCTGGTATTAACACGACGTGTTGGAGAAACACTCATCATTGGCGATAACATCAAACTGACTGTGGTGGGCTTGAAAAGTGGCCAGGTGCGTCTGGGAATTGAAGCGCCGAAAGAAGTTCAAATCCAGCGCGAAGAATTGCTGCTCAAAGAAAAAGACGTTCAGGAAAAGCCGTCGGAAGCCGCGCCGGTTGTCGAAGCCAAGATTGCGGCCGCAGAGTGA